A window of the Branchiibius hedensis genome harbors these coding sequences:
- a CDS encoding purine-nucleoside phosphorylase produces the protein MADTQEPFELAQAAADVIADRTGIAAHDVALVLGSGWGKTADLIGPTLATIDNTDLPGFKPAAVAGHIGTVRSVQIGETDRRALVFGTRTHFYEDRGVRAVVHPVRTAAAAGCRTIVLTNGCGGLNKDWGPGTPVLIRDHINLTAASPIEGANFVDLTDLYAQELRDIAHTVDPQLPEGVYAQFRGPHYETPAEVKMAGIMGADLVGMSTTLEAIAARQAGMKVLGISLVTNLAAGVSDQPLSHQEVIEAGQAAAARCGDLLANVIRKLP, from the coding sequence GTGGCTGACACCCAGGAACCCTTCGAACTGGCCCAAGCGGCCGCCGACGTCATCGCCGACCGCACCGGAATCGCCGCGCACGACGTGGCGCTGGTGCTGGGATCCGGCTGGGGCAAGACGGCCGATCTGATCGGGCCCACGCTTGCAACGATCGACAACACCGACCTACCCGGCTTCAAACCGGCCGCCGTTGCCGGTCACATCGGCACCGTGCGCTCGGTCCAGATCGGCGAAACCGACCGTCGCGCCTTGGTTTTCGGCACCCGGACGCACTTCTACGAGGACCGCGGCGTGCGTGCGGTAGTCCACCCGGTCCGCACCGCGGCCGCTGCCGGCTGCAGGACGATCGTCCTCACCAACGGCTGCGGTGGGCTCAACAAGGACTGGGGCCCGGGGACACCGGTCCTGATCCGCGACCACATCAACCTGACGGCGGCCTCGCCGATCGAGGGTGCCAACTTCGTCGACCTCACCGATCTCTACGCACAAGAACTGCGTGACATCGCCCACACCGTCGACCCGCAGCTGCCCGAGGGCGTCTACGCGCAGTTCCGCGGTCCGCACTACGAAACCCCTGCCGAGGTGAAAATGGCCGGGATCATGGGTGCCGATCTGGTCGGGATGTCCACCACGCTGGAGGCGATCGCAGCCCGGCAGGCCGGGATGAAGGTCCTGGGCATCTCCCTGGTGACCAACCTCGCCGCCGGGGTCAGTGATCAGCCGCTGTCCCATCAAGAGGTGATCGAGGCCGGACAGGCCGCTGCCGCCAGATGTGGCGACCTGTTGGCGAACGTGATCAGGAAACTCCCGTGA
- a CDS encoding phospho-sugar mutase: protein MWRPVGERDQETPVSLRDQAEAWIADDPDPATRAELTALLDDEAELADRFSGLLDFGTAGLRGALGAGPNRMNRVVVRRVAAGLVRYLGDEPALVIGYDARHNSDVFARDTAAVTVAAGGHAMLLPRPLPTPVLAYAIRVLGADAGVMVTASHNPPQDNGYKVYLGDGSQIVPPADEEIKALIAPRAADVPVADDGWQTLGDDIVEAYLEDVVRVVAADSARDLKVVHTALHGVGSQIVLDAFEAAGFPTPIPVAAQQQPDPDFPTVAFPNPEEAGAIDLALETARHEDADLVIANDPDADRCAVAVPDVGGWRMLRGDEVGALLGYHLLARGVPDKGVFANSIVSSRLLAAMAQAHGVRHQETLTGFKWISRVPGLVYGYEEALGYCVDPERVKDKDGVSAALLVAELAATLKAQGRTLIDVLRELDVRYGAHVTDSFSIRGAGLPASLLAQPPTEVAGIAVAGFEDLSQGGELPPTEGVRIHLADRTRIIIRPSGTEPKLKVYLEAIAGERDTASQQLATVNRAVRDLLR, encoded by the coding sequence ATGTGGCGACCTGTTGGCGAACGTGATCAGGAAACTCCCGTGAGCCTGCGGGACCAGGCCGAGGCCTGGATCGCCGACGACCCCGACCCCGCCACCCGCGCCGAACTCACCGCGCTCCTGGACGACGAGGCCGAACTCGCCGACCGATTCAGCGGGCTACTCGACTTCGGGACGGCGGGCCTACGTGGTGCCCTCGGTGCCGGTCCCAACCGGATGAACCGCGTCGTCGTACGCCGAGTGGCAGCTGGCCTTGTCCGTTACCTCGGCGACGAGCCGGCTCTGGTCATCGGGTACGACGCTCGGCACAACTCGGATGTCTTCGCCCGGGACACCGCCGCAGTGACCGTTGCCGCCGGTGGTCACGCGATGTTGCTGCCCCGGCCGCTGCCGACACCGGTCCTGGCCTACGCGATCCGCGTCCTCGGTGCGGATGCCGGTGTGATGGTCACCGCGAGCCACAACCCGCCGCAGGACAACGGGTACAAGGTCTACCTCGGTGATGGCAGCCAGATCGTGCCGCCGGCCGACGAGGAGATCAAGGCACTCATCGCACCCCGCGCAGCCGACGTACCCGTCGCGGACGACGGGTGGCAGACGCTCGGCGACGACATCGTGGAGGCGTATCTGGAGGACGTCGTCCGGGTCGTCGCCGCTGACTCTGCGCGGGATCTGAAGGTGGTGCACACCGCCCTGCACGGCGTGGGCTCGCAGATCGTGCTCGACGCCTTCGAAGCAGCCGGGTTCCCCACGCCCATCCCGGTCGCAGCGCAGCAGCAACCCGACCCAGACTTCCCCACCGTCGCCTTCCCCAACCCCGAAGAGGCCGGCGCCATCGACCTGGCGTTGGAGACCGCTCGCCACGAGGACGCGGACCTAGTCATCGCCAACGATCCAGACGCGGACAGGTGCGCGGTCGCCGTACCTGACGTGGGCGGTTGGCGGATGCTGCGCGGCGATGAGGTCGGGGCGCTGCTTGGTTACCACCTACTCGCCCGCGGGGTTCCCGACAAAGGCGTTTTCGCCAACTCGATCGTCTCCTCCCGGTTGCTCGCGGCCATGGCCCAGGCGCACGGCGTACGTCATCAGGAGACCCTTACCGGGTTCAAGTGGATCAGTCGGGTGCCCGGCCTGGTCTACGGCTACGAGGAGGCCCTCGGCTACTGCGTCGACCCCGAGCGGGTCAAAGACAAGGACGGGGTCAGCGCCGCCCTGCTGGTCGCCGAACTCGCGGCCACCCTGAAGGCGCAGGGCCGCACGCTGATCGATGTGTTGCGGGAGTTGGATGTGCGGTACGGCGCGCACGTCACCGACAGCTTCTCGATCCGCGGCGCCGGCCTGCCCGCCTCGCTGCTGGCCCAGCCGCCCACCGAAGTCGCGGGCATCGCCGTGGCCGGGTTCGAGGACCTGTCCCAGGGCGGAGAGCTGCCTCCGACGGAGGGCGTGCGGATCCACCTGGCCGACCGGACCCGGATCATCATCCGACCCAGCGGGACCGAGCCGAAGCTGAAGGTTTATCTCGAAGCGATCGCGGGCGAGCGCGACACGGCCAGCCAGCAGCTCGCGACCGTGAACCGCGCGGTCCGCGACCTGCTCAGGTGA
- the deoC gene encoding deoxyribose-phosphate aldolase, which translates to MLADLIDHTLLKPEATAADVQALIDEAEELGTYSVCVSPSMLPLTLPDDLKLAVVAGFPSGKHHSSIKAAEAALAVAQGADEVDMVIDVGAAVAGEYEAVGADIAAVRAAVPDAVLKVIIESAALSDEAIVAVCEAAVAEGADFVKTSTGFHPAGGASVHAVELMAKTVAGRAGVKASGGIRDRATADAMVAAGATRLGVSGSRAVLAGETSTGY; encoded by the coding sequence ATGCTGGCTGACCTGATCGACCACACCTTGCTCAAACCCGAAGCGACGGCCGCCGATGTGCAGGCGCTGATCGACGAGGCCGAGGAATTGGGCACCTACTCGGTGTGCGTCTCGCCGAGCATGCTGCCCCTGACGCTGCCCGACGATCTGAAGCTTGCCGTGGTGGCCGGCTTCCCCAGCGGTAAGCACCATTCCTCCATCAAGGCGGCCGAGGCGGCGCTCGCGGTGGCACAGGGCGCCGACGAAGTCGACATGGTGATCGACGTGGGTGCGGCCGTCGCGGGGGAGTACGAAGCGGTCGGTGCCGATATCGCGGCAGTCCGGGCCGCCGTACCCGATGCTGTTCTCAAGGTGATCATCGAGTCCGCGGCGCTGTCCGATGAGGCGATCGTGGCCGTCTGCGAGGCCGCAGTCGCCGAAGGAGCCGACTTCGTGAAGACCTCGACCGGGTTCCACCCGGCGGGAGGCGCGTCAGTGCACGCGGTCGAACTGATGGCCAAGACCGTCGCCGGCCGCGCGGGCGTCAAGGCTTCCGGTGGGATCCGTGACCGGGCGACCGCGGACGCCATGGTCGCCGCGGGAGCGACCCGGTTGGGCGTCTCCGGCAGCCGCGCGGTGCTCGCCGGCGAGACCTCCACCGGCTACTGA